The following coding sequences are from one Kallotenue papyrolyticum window:
- the rsmA gene encoding 16S rRNA (adenine(1518)-N(6)/adenine(1519)-N(6))-dimethyltransferase RsmA yields MGNPYITPGRVRAALNTLNLRPSRDLGQNFLIDAQVLQQIVAAAALTPEDVVIEVGPGLGALTYELVQHAGKVYAIELDRRLAARLRDEFRAAANLEVVQADVLRVDPATLVGAAPYKVVANLPYQITSAALRHFLEAVPAPQLMVVMVQREVAERIVAQPPDMSVLAHAVQFYAEPSIVARVPAEAFLPAPKVDSAVLRLVRRPQPPVAVDDVDAFFRTIKAGFLQARKKLANALPGGLAGLGLRVDKEAVVHALVAAGVDPNRRAETLTLQEWARVHAALGPLLAGARAS; encoded by the coding sequence ATGGGCAACCCGTACATTACACCCGGACGCGTGCGCGCCGCGCTCAACACGCTCAACCTGCGGCCCAGCCGCGATCTTGGCCAGAACTTCCTGATCGACGCGCAGGTGCTGCAGCAAATCGTGGCCGCCGCTGCCCTGACACCAGAGGATGTAGTGATCGAGGTTGGGCCGGGGCTGGGCGCGCTCACCTACGAGCTGGTGCAGCACGCCGGCAAGGTCTATGCAATCGAGCTGGATCGGCGTCTGGCCGCACGGCTGCGCGACGAGTTCCGGGCTGCCGCCAACCTGGAGGTGGTGCAGGCCGATGTGCTGCGCGTCGATCCGGCCACGCTGGTGGGTGCCGCACCCTACAAGGTGGTGGCCAATCTGCCCTACCAGATCACCTCGGCGGCGCTGCGCCATTTTCTGGAGGCTGTGCCCGCGCCGCAGCTGATGGTAGTGATGGTCCAGCGCGAGGTAGCTGAGCGCATCGTAGCGCAGCCGCCCGACATGAGCGTGCTGGCGCATGCCGTACAGTTCTACGCCGAGCCGTCCATCGTTGCGCGCGTGCCGGCGGAGGCGTTCCTGCCCGCGCCCAAAGTCGATTCGGCGGTGCTGCGCCTGGTGCGCCGTCCGCAGCCGCCGGTCGCCGTGGATGACGTGGATGCCTTCTTCCGTACGATCAAAGCCGGCTTTCTCCAGGCGCGTAAAAAGCTGGCCAACGCGCTGCCGGGTGGGCTGGCCGGCCTGGGCCTGCGCGTGGATAAGGAGGCGGTCGTCCACGCGCTGGTGGCTGCCGGGGTCGATCCCAACCGCCGCGCCGAAACCTTGACGCTGCAAGAATGGGCGCGCGTGCATGCCGCGCTCGGTCCGTTGCTTGCCGGCGCGCGCGCCTCCTAG
- the gcvPB gene encoding aminomethyl-transferring glycine dehydrogenase subunit GcvPB, with protein sequence MDTYEPPIFELSGPGKIGANLPELDVPPSALPQHLLRDDDLAGLPELSETEVTRHFTRISQRNYCIDTGMYPLGSCTMKYNPKLHEEAARLPGFAAAHPLQPEALAQGALQIMYELQQYLAELSGFDQVSLQPAAGAQGEFTGILVFRAYHRERGDSERVEILVPDSAHGTNPATAAMVGMRVVEVKSDRRGNVDLDDLKAKLSPRTAGLMLTNPNTLGLFDEHVREVARLVHAAGGLMYGDGANFNAILGVVKPREVGFDLMHYNLHKTFTTPHGGGGPGAGPVGCTAELAPYLPGPIVAREGERYVFRQPEKSIGRVKAFWGNFGMLVRAWAYIRSLGAAGLKEVSQIAVLNANYLRVRLQHVYPVAYDRPCMHEVVLKGQLRDAPQARTLDIAKRLIDYGFHPPTVYFPISVPEALMIEPTETETKRNLDAFVEAMLQIAREAAEDLSLLKNAPTTAPVRRLDEVGAARRPILKYDPDKFRELRREQVQATTQDQVARPTY encoded by the coding sequence ATGGATACGTACGAACCACCGATCTTTGAACTGAGCGGCCCCGGCAAGATCGGCGCGAACCTGCCGGAGCTGGACGTGCCACCGAGCGCGTTGCCGCAGCACCTGCTGCGCGATGACGATCTGGCGGGCCTGCCCGAACTGAGCGAGACCGAGGTCACGCGCCATTTCACGCGCATCTCGCAGCGCAACTACTGCATCGACACCGGCATGTACCCGCTCGGTTCGTGCACCATGAAGTACAACCCCAAACTGCACGAGGAGGCTGCCCGGCTGCCCGGCTTTGCCGCGGCGCATCCGCTCCAGCCGGAAGCGCTGGCGCAGGGCGCGCTGCAGATTATGTACGAGCTGCAACAGTACCTGGCCGAGCTGTCGGGCTTCGATCAGGTCTCGCTCCAGCCGGCAGCCGGCGCGCAGGGCGAGTTCACCGGCATTCTGGTCTTTCGCGCCTACCACCGGGAGCGCGGCGACAGCGAGCGCGTCGAGATCCTGGTGCCCGATTCGGCGCACGGCACCAATCCAGCGACGGCGGCGATGGTCGGCATGCGCGTGGTCGAGGTCAAGAGCGACCGGCGCGGCAACGTCGATCTGGATGATCTCAAGGCCAAGCTGAGTCCGCGCACCGCCGGGTTGATGCTCACCAATCCCAACACACTGGGCCTCTTCGACGAGCATGTGCGCGAAGTGGCGCGCCTGGTGCACGCAGCCGGCGGTTTGATGTACGGCGACGGCGCCAACTTCAACGCGATCCTGGGCGTCGTCAAGCCGCGCGAGGTCGGCTTCGACCTGATGCACTACAACCTGCACAAGACCTTCACCACGCCGCATGGCGGCGGCGGGCCGGGCGCCGGGCCGGTGGGCTGCACCGCCGAACTGGCGCCGTATCTGCCCGGGCCGATCGTTGCGCGCGAGGGCGAGCGCTACGTCTTTCGCCAGCCGGAGAAGTCGATCGGACGCGTCAAAGCCTTCTGGGGCAACTTCGGTATGCTGGTGCGCGCCTGGGCCTATATCCGCTCGCTCGGCGCGGCAGGCCTCAAAGAGGTCAGCCAGATCGCCGTGCTCAACGCCAACTACCTGCGCGTGCGCCTGCAACACGTCTACCCGGTGGCCTATGATCGTCCCTGCATGCATGAAGTGGTGCTCAAGGGCCAACTGCGCGACGCACCGCAGGCGCGCACGCTGGACATCGCCAAGCGGCTGATCGACTACGGCTTCCACCCGCCGACGGTCTATTTCCCGATCTCGGTGCCCGAGGCGTTGATGATCGAGCCGACCGAAACCGAGACCAAGCGCAATCTCGACGCCTTTGTGGAGGCAATGCTCCAGATCGCGCGCGAGGCCGCCGAGGACCTCTCGCTGCTGAAGAACGCGCCAACCACCGCGCCGGTGCGCCGCCTAGATGAGGTGGGCGCGGCGCGCAGGCCGATCCTCAAGTACGATCCGGACAAGTTCCGCGAGCTGCGGCGCGAACAGGTCCAGGCCACGACCCAGGATCAGGTGGCGCGGCCAACCTACTAA
- the map gene encoding type I methionyl aminopeptidase, which yields MAVTLKTRQQIAKLRDAGRLVAETFAMLREHVVPGVTTADLDRLAEEFIRRHGALPIYKGYGAQRGRGGRVLRPAFPATLCTSVNDVICHGIPSPKQVLRAGDIVGVDVGVLLDGWVGDACYTYAVGQVAPETQRLLETAQRCLELGIAAAQPGAHLGDIGAAIQEYAEAQGFAVVREYTGHGVGRNLHEEPTVLHYGTRGSGMRLKPGMVFTIEPMINMGAPDTRLMEDQWTVRTADGSLSAQYEHTVAITEDGPQILTLL from the coding sequence ATGGCTGTAACCTTGAAGACGCGCCAGCAGATCGCCAAACTGCGCGACGCCGGGCGACTGGTGGCCGAAACATTCGCCATGCTGCGCGAGCATGTCGTGCCGGGGGTGACCACCGCCGACCTGGATCGGCTGGCCGAGGAGTTCATCCGCCGCCATGGCGCGCTGCCGATCTACAAAGGCTATGGCGCGCAGCGTGGCCGTGGCGGGCGCGTGTTGCGTCCGGCCTTTCCTGCGACGCTGTGCACCTCGGTCAACGACGTGATCTGCCACGGCATTCCCTCGCCCAAACAGGTTCTGCGCGCGGGCGACATCGTGGGTGTGGACGTAGGCGTGCTGCTGGATGGCTGGGTCGGTGATGCTTGCTACACCTATGCCGTCGGTCAGGTCGCGCCCGAGACGCAACGCCTGCTGGAGACGGCGCAGCGCTGCCTGGAGCTGGGCATCGCCGCCGCGCAGCCAGGTGCCCATCTGGGCGACATCGGCGCGGCAATCCAGGAGTATGCCGAAGCGCAGGGCTTTGCCGTGGTGCGCGAGTACACCGGCCATGGCGTCGGGCGCAACCTGCATGAGGAACCGACCGTGCTGCACTACGGTACGCGCGGCAGCGGCATGCGCCTCAAGCCGGGCATGGTCTTCACCATCGAGCCGATGATCAACATGGGCGCGCCCGACACGCGTCTGATGGAGGATCAGTGGACCGTGCGCACGGCGGACGGCTCGCTCTCGGCGCAGTACGAGCATACGGTGGCCATTACCGAGGATGGACCACAGATTCTGACGCTTCTGTAG
- a CDS encoding C45 family autoproteolytic acyltransferase/hydolase: protein MLDLEHERQADYRVLHLHGDGATMGRALARTLRRVPPPFRAWVWEEDRSFLRACAAILDEVAPWLWQELATFAESIGLPPEQGLFVRAGSLPHGCSAVVWRAPDGRVLAGRTYDFYVRMRTRHLLITTPAQGHAHLGMNGGLVGGRYDGLNQHGLFVSLHKVMADRPARLAPGVPYHLLPRLALQTCRTAAEAAELLSRLPHLASFNYLLADAGGHFVALECYPGRPVQRREAEEVLAVTNHYTAPALAPLQGVRPRHDSQRRLAALEAIRARQGDGWSATLAAISDHGSGVCAHREFGATLWAGVFDLGARRAAYAFGAPCRNPLREHGLTQSSQSCVRCRSS, encoded by the coding sequence ATGCTGGATCTCGAACACGAACGCCAGGCGGATTACCGCGTGCTCCATCTGCACGGCGACGGCGCAACAATGGGCCGCGCGCTGGCGCGCACGCTGCGCCGTGTGCCGCCGCCCTTTCGCGCTTGGGTCTGGGAAGAGGACCGCTCCTTTCTGCGCGCCTGTGCCGCGATCCTGGACGAGGTTGCGCCTTGGCTCTGGCAAGAGCTGGCGACCTTCGCCGAGAGCATCGGCCTGCCGCCGGAGCAGGGGTTGTTTGTGCGCGCCGGATCGCTGCCGCACGGCTGCTCGGCGGTGGTCTGGCGTGCCCCCGACGGGCGCGTCCTAGCCGGGCGCACCTACGACTTCTATGTGCGCATGCGCACACGCCACCTGCTGATCACCACGCCGGCGCAGGGCCATGCCCATTTGGGCATGAACGGCGGGCTGGTGGGTGGCCGCTACGATGGCCTCAACCAGCACGGCCTCTTTGTCTCGCTGCACAAAGTCATGGCCGATCGGCCAGCGCGTTTGGCGCCGGGTGTGCCCTACCACCTGCTGCCGCGCCTGGCGCTGCAGACTTGTCGCACGGCAGCCGAGGCGGCAGAGCTGCTCAGTCGTCTGCCGCACCTGGCCAGCTTCAACTACCTGCTGGCCGACGCCGGCGGCCACTTCGTGGCTCTGGAGTGCTACCCGGGACGGCCGGTCCAACGCCGTGAAGCGGAGGAGGTGCTGGCCGTCACCAACCACTACACCGCGCCCGCGCTTGCGCCGTTGCAGGGCGTGCGCCCGCGTCACGACTCACAGCGCCGCCTGGCCGCGCTGGAAGCCATCCGCGCGCGTCAGGGCGATGGCTGGAGCGCAACGCTGGCTGCCATCAGCGATCATGGCAGCGGTGTGTGCGCGCACCGCGAGTTCGGCGCAACGCTGTGGGCCGGTGTGTTTGACCTGGGTGCGCGGCGGGCGGCCTACGCCTTCGGCGCGCCGTGCCGCAACCCGCTGCGCGAGCATGGGCTCACGCAATCCAGCCAATCATGCGTCCGCTGTCGTAGTTCATGA